The Prunus persica cultivar Lovell chromosome G8, Prunus_persica_NCBIv2, whole genome shotgun sequence genome includes a region encoding these proteins:
- the LOC18766957 gene encoding DNA polymerase epsilon subunit B isoform X1, whose product MLGSHPSLSLSLSQSLLHFGLSFSAKFSPSSPPSLSKIWYWVFGFIIFQLTQYPEPHPAYKGNKSQSCHRAWLGGFTGELYLGQEEGHRSFSLILTKATAKCLGFSKRNTEREMSSSMRKKVQKKCKIRGYTLELDAIDEILSFESEFSNDSALDDPVDILLDLLATQPIKDKETVHCIATRILGADAAINETPDGDGDDVIRASDLLIIDAFKVPKFRYDPIKKVFYKHTGSLPMHGDAFSKAALYKDRFLLLSQMLSRHKDFSKPAFDSELSDFGRCEISPIQSLIGQTGRRWVMGLISQLEDGHFYLEDLSASVEINLSNAKITAGFFVENTIVVAEGEMLLEGVFQVFNCGFPPLEGRDKSLQFLAGHDSFGSGTLTEQETLRLAKLEREAVNGNVVILSDIWLDNEEAMGKLERVLDAFENEDFVPCLFVLMGNFCSHPCNLGFHSFSNLRSQFGKLGQMIAAHPRLKEGSCFLFIPGPDDAGPSTVLPRPSLPKYLREELQNHIPNAIFSSNPCRMKFGSQEVVFFRQDLLYRMRRSCLMPPSTEETTDDFEHLVATITHQCHLCPLPLIVQPIIWNYDHSLYLYPTPHTIVLGDRSEQKAFKYTGITCFNPGSFSSDGAFVVYRPDNQEVELSSL is encoded by the exons ATGTTGGGCTCccatccctctctctctctctctctctcacagtcTCTTCTTCATTTTGGTCTCTCTTTTTCTGCAAAATTTTCCCCctcctctcctccctctctctcaaaaatTTGGTATTGGGTATTTGGGTTTATCATTTTCCAACTTACTCAGTACCCGGAGCCTCATCCAGCGTATAAGGGGAACAAGTCGCAGAGTTGTCATCGTGCCTG GCTTGGAGGATTTACTGGTGAGCTTTATCTTGGGCAAGAAGAGGGCCACAGAAGTTTCTCACTT ATTTTAACAAAAGCAACGGCGAAATGCCTAGGTTTTAGCAAACggaacacagagagagagatgagcaGCTCCATGAGGAAGAAGGTGCAGAAGAAGTGCAAGATCAGAGGCTACACACTTGAATTGGACGCCATCGACGAGATCCTCTCCTTTGAATCCGAATTCAGCAACGACTCTGCTTTGGACGATCCCGTCGATATCCTCCTCGACCTCCTCGCGACCCAGCCCA TAAAAGACAAGGAGACGGTGCACTGCATTGCTACCCGTATATTGGGTGCTGATGCGGCCATCAATGAAACCCCCGACGGCGATGGTGATGATGTTATAAGAGCCTCTGATTTGCTCATAATTGATGCCTTCAAGGTCCCAAAGTTCCGATATGATCCCATCAAGAAGGTTTTTTACAA GCATACTGGGAGCCTACCCATGCATGGTGACGCATTTTCGAAAGCAGCTCTGTATAAGGATAGGTTTCTCTTGCTCTCCCAGATGCTCTCTCGCCATAAGGATTTTTCCAAACCAGCCTTTGATTCTGAATTGTCAGATTTCGGACGCTGTGAG ATATCTCCAATTCAGTCTCTGATTGGGCAAACTGGAAGGAGATGGGTGATGGGTCTGATATCTCAGTTGGAGGATGGCCATTTTTACTTGGAAGACCTTTCTGCTTCTGTTGAAATCAACTTATCCAATGCA AAGATAACTGCAGGATTTTTTGTAGAAAACACAATAGTTGTTGCAGAAGGCGAGATGCTCTTAGAGGGTGTCTTTCAG GTGTTTAATTGCGGATTTCCTCCGCTTGAGGGCAGAGATAAGTCACTCCAATTTCTTGCAGGACATGACTCTTTTGGTAGTGGTACACTAACAGAACAGGAGACG CTCAGACTTGCAAAGTTGGAAAGAGAAGCAGTTAATGGGAATGTTGTTATACTGTCTGACATTTGGCTAGACAATGAAGAG GCTATGGGAAAGCTGGAGAGAGTCCTTGATGCTTTTGAGAATGAGGACTTTGTGCCGTGCTTATTTGTACTCATGGGGAATTTTTGTTCTCATCCATGTAATCTTGGTTTCCACTCCTTCTCCAATCTCAG GTCGCAGTTTGGCAAGCTAGGGCAAATGATTGCTGCCCATCCACGGCTAAAAGAGGGTAGTTGTTTTCTATTTATCCCGGGTCCCGATGATGCAG GCCCTTCAACTGTTCTACCAAGGCCTTCTTTACCAAAGTATTTAAGAGAAGAGCTTCAAAATCACATTCCAAATGCCATATTTTCAAGTAATCCTTGTAG AATGAAGTTCGGTAGCCAGGAGGTGGTATTCTTCCGTCAGGATCTGCTGTACAGAATGCGCCGTTCATGTCTGATGCCCCCTTCTACAGAAGAAACTACTGATGACTTTGAGCAt CTGGTTGCTACCATAACCCATCAATGTCATCTCTGCCCTCTCCCTCTTATTGTACAACCGATTATCTGGAATTATGACCACTCCCTGTACCTCTATCCAACTCCACATACG ATAGTTTTAGGTGACAGAAGCGAGCAAAAGGCTTTCAAATACACAGGAATCACTTGTTTTAATCCTGGTTCCTTCTCAAGTGATGGCGCCTTTGTGGTATACCGTCCTGACAATCAGGAAGTTGAATTGTCATCCTTATAG
- the LOC18766957 gene encoding DNA polymerase epsilon subunit B isoform X2: MSSSMRKKVQKKCKIRGYTLELDAIDEILSFESEFSNDSALDDPVDILLDLLATQPIKDKETVHCIATRILGADAAINETPDGDGDDVIRASDLLIIDAFKVPKFRYDPIKKVFYKHTGSLPMHGDAFSKAALYKDRFLLLSQMLSRHKDFSKPAFDSELSDFGRCEISPIQSLIGQTGRRWVMGLISQLEDGHFYLEDLSASVEINLSNAKITAGFFVENTIVVAEGEMLLEGVFQVFNCGFPPLEGRDKSLQFLAGHDSFGSGTLTEQETLRLAKLEREAVNGNVVILSDIWLDNEEAMGKLERVLDAFENEDFVPCLFVLMGNFCSHPCNLGFHSFSNLRSQFGKLGQMIAAHPRLKEGSCFLFIPGPDDAGPSTVLPRPSLPKYLREELQNHIPNAIFSSNPCRMKFGSQEVVFFRQDLLYRMRRSCLMPPSTEETTDDFEHLVATITHQCHLCPLPLIVQPIIWNYDHSLYLYPTPHTIVLGDRSEQKAFKYTGITCFNPGSFSSDGAFVVYRPDNQEVELSSL; the protein is encoded by the exons atgagcaGCTCCATGAGGAAGAAGGTGCAGAAGAAGTGCAAGATCAGAGGCTACACACTTGAATTGGACGCCATCGACGAGATCCTCTCCTTTGAATCCGAATTCAGCAACGACTCTGCTTTGGACGATCCCGTCGATATCCTCCTCGACCTCCTCGCGACCCAGCCCA TAAAAGACAAGGAGACGGTGCACTGCATTGCTACCCGTATATTGGGTGCTGATGCGGCCATCAATGAAACCCCCGACGGCGATGGTGATGATGTTATAAGAGCCTCTGATTTGCTCATAATTGATGCCTTCAAGGTCCCAAAGTTCCGATATGATCCCATCAAGAAGGTTTTTTACAA GCATACTGGGAGCCTACCCATGCATGGTGACGCATTTTCGAAAGCAGCTCTGTATAAGGATAGGTTTCTCTTGCTCTCCCAGATGCTCTCTCGCCATAAGGATTTTTCCAAACCAGCCTTTGATTCTGAATTGTCAGATTTCGGACGCTGTGAG ATATCTCCAATTCAGTCTCTGATTGGGCAAACTGGAAGGAGATGGGTGATGGGTCTGATATCTCAGTTGGAGGATGGCCATTTTTACTTGGAAGACCTTTCTGCTTCTGTTGAAATCAACTTATCCAATGCA AAGATAACTGCAGGATTTTTTGTAGAAAACACAATAGTTGTTGCAGAAGGCGAGATGCTCTTAGAGGGTGTCTTTCAG GTGTTTAATTGCGGATTTCCTCCGCTTGAGGGCAGAGATAAGTCACTCCAATTTCTTGCAGGACATGACTCTTTTGGTAGTGGTACACTAACAGAACAGGAGACG CTCAGACTTGCAAAGTTGGAAAGAGAAGCAGTTAATGGGAATGTTGTTATACTGTCTGACATTTGGCTAGACAATGAAGAG GCTATGGGAAAGCTGGAGAGAGTCCTTGATGCTTTTGAGAATGAGGACTTTGTGCCGTGCTTATTTGTACTCATGGGGAATTTTTGTTCTCATCCATGTAATCTTGGTTTCCACTCCTTCTCCAATCTCAG GTCGCAGTTTGGCAAGCTAGGGCAAATGATTGCTGCCCATCCACGGCTAAAAGAGGGTAGTTGTTTTCTATTTATCCCGGGTCCCGATGATGCAG GCCCTTCAACTGTTCTACCAAGGCCTTCTTTACCAAAGTATTTAAGAGAAGAGCTTCAAAATCACATTCCAAATGCCATATTTTCAAGTAATCCTTGTAG AATGAAGTTCGGTAGCCAGGAGGTGGTATTCTTCCGTCAGGATCTGCTGTACAGAATGCGCCGTTCATGTCTGATGCCCCCTTCTACAGAAGAAACTACTGATGACTTTGAGCAt CTGGTTGCTACCATAACCCATCAATGTCATCTCTGCCCTCTCCCTCTTATTGTACAACCGATTATCTGGAATTATGACCACTCCCTGTACCTCTATCCAACTCCACATACG ATAGTTTTAGGTGACAGAAGCGAGCAAAAGGCTTTCAAATACACAGGAATCACTTGTTTTAATCCTGGTTCCTTCTCAAGTGATGGCGCCTTTGTGGTATACCGTCCTGACAATCAGGAAGTTGAATTGTCATCCTTATAG
- the LOC18768408 gene encoding uncharacterized protein LOC18768408 — protein MVEVAVPTRVHITPFLSVSSYLPICRKIVVTKVARKISGVVASSSSTFSTSSGFGSKQKVDDGQVLLPKKTSKKRVFFLDVNPLCYEGSKPSLQSFAHWVSLFFNQVSLSDPVIAVVDGERGSEHRRQLLPSYKAHRWKFLRQFSKGHVGRSHGVITNVLRKCNVPVIKIEGHEADDVIATLVGQVLQSGYRVVIASPDKDFKQLLSEDVQLVIPLEELERWSFYTLKHYMAQYNCDPCCDLSLRCIVGDQADGVPGIQHLAPGFGQKTALKLIKKHGSLENLLKTAAVRTVGRQYAQDALTKHADYLRRNYEILSLRRDVDIRLREEWLVKRDTSNDSRTLSNFFKFLEETQKFSHYNVSVSNG, from the exons ATGGTAGAAGTTGCAGTTCCTACCCGAGTTCATATCACGCCCTTTCTTTCTGTAAGCTCATATCTTCCCATTTGTCGCAAAATAGTGGTGACAAAAGTAGCAAGGAAGATTTCTGGAGTTGtggcatcttcttcttcaactttttCTACTTCTTCTGGTTTTGGGTCTAAACAAAAGGTTGATGATGGGCAAGTCCTGTTACCAAAGAAGACAAGCAAAAAAAGGGTGTTCTTTTTAGACGTTAATCCTCTTTGTTATGAAGGAAGCAAACCCAGCTTACAATCTTTTGCTCATTGGGTCTCCTTGTTTTTCAATCAAGTTAGCCTCTCTGACCCTGTTATTGCT GTCGTTGATGGGGAAAGAGGAAGTGAACACCGCAGACAGTTATTACCTTCATATAAAGCACATAGGTGGAAGTTCTTGAGACAGTTTTCAAAGGGGCATGTTGGAAGGTCACATGGAGTCATCACAAATGTTCTTAGAAAATGCAATGTGCCA GTCATAAAAATAGAAGGCCATGAAGCTGACGATGTTATAGCCACACTTGTGGGGCAAGTTCTACAGTCAGGATATCGGGTGGTAATTGCATCTCCTGATAAAGATTTTAAGCAATTGCTTTCAGAAGATGTTCAACTTGTCATTCCCCTGGAAGAGTTGGAACGCTGGTCCTTTTACACCCTTAAGCACTACATGGCTCAGTATAATTGTGATCCGTGCTGTGATTTGAGCCTTA GGTGCATTGTTGGTGATCAGGCTGATGGTGTTCCTGGGATCCAACATCTGGCTCCCGGTTTTGGTCAGAAGACTGCCCTAAAGCTCATAAAAAAGCATGGTTCATTGGAAAATCTACTAAAGACAGCTGCAGTCAGAACTGTGGGCAGACAGTATGCTCAAGATGCTCTTACAAAACATGCTGATTACCTAAGGAGGAACTACGAGATTCTTTCCCTTAGGAG GGATGTCGATATTCGACTTAGAGAGGAGTGGTTAGTTAAGAGAGACACAAGCAACGATTCAAGAACGTTGTCTAACTTCTTTAAATTCTTGGAAGAAACCCAAAAGTTCAGTCATTATAATGTATCTGTCTCAAATGGCTAA